TTATTGTTAGCTGCATTAATAATAGTATTTCATTTATTTCATAACAAAAAATATATTAGAAGCGAATAATATTATTTCTTATTTGGAGATTATTTTGATAACTATTTTAAATGGTTTAATTTTATCAATTATATTGTTTTGTTTGGGATTTTTATGTTTAATTGTACGAAGAAATTTATTATATGTTCTTTTAGGTTTAGAAATTATGATTAATTCTTTAGCTTTATTTTTTGTTTTTATAGGAAATTATTGGAATCAAATAGATGGTCAAGTAATGTATATTTTTATTATTACTATAGCTGCTTCTGAAGCAAGTATTGGTTTAGCTTTTTTAATTAATATTTATAAATATAAAAAAACTTTAGATATTGATATTTTAAGTGAGATGAAAAAATGAATTTATTGTTTCCTATAATTTTTTTACCTTTAATAAGTTTTTTAATAATTATTTTTTCAAAAGAAAAATTTTCAAAAATTTTTTATAATTTTTTTGGTGTTTTTCCTACTTTTATTTGCTTTATATTAACTAATTATATTTTTTTAAATTATTTTAATTCTATTGATAAAAATTTTGAAAATGTATTTTGGAATTGGATAATTATAGATAAAATTCATATTAATTTTGGTTTTTTTATTGATCGTTTAT
The sequence above is a segment of the Buchnera aphidicola (Periphyllus acericola) genome. Coding sequences within it:
- the nuoK gene encoding NADH-quinone oxidoreductase subunit NuoK, with the protein product MITILNGLILSIILFCLGFLCLIVRRNLLYVLLGLEIMINSLALFFVFIGNYWNQIDGQVMYIFIITIAASEASIGLAFLINIYKYKKTLDIDILSEMKK